The segment ACATCCAAACTCTTCCACAgccgacagcagcagcagcagcagccatgaggtttttacagcctgtgtttgttttcctcactgTGGCAGCATTTCACAGCGGTAAGAAACAACCACTGATTATGTTCATGATGGAATAAGAAAGTTGTTGGAATTGTTTCTTGGGTTTTCTATGTTGAATGAAAGAATTAAAGGCCGATTCCCTAAAGATGCCACAGTTTTTAATGTCAACAAgggtttttaatgtgtttttttttttgtttagcttTTTATGATCTAAAAATCTCAAAATCTATTCATATATCCATAGATACAGCAAATTAGAATTTCAGTATGTTGACTGGTGTGTTTGTGGCGACTTTCAGCTCTTTCAGCATCTCTGGAGTctgcagagaaagaggaaaaggtcCCCCAGTATGGTGagaaataagataaataataactcaGTGTGATGATATTTGTATGTCCCAAACTGATATaagttgtttgtcttgtttaaTTTCATGCAGATGGGCTAACTGAACTGCAGAAAATAGGTACAGTGCAGCTGattttgaatgcatttttacTCTGAGTGTGTTAATTTTATTGGGTGGCTTTTATCAATGCATACATCACACTTATCTGTGTACATTGCATTTTTTCATGTACTATATTTTTCTTACAATTTTGTTGTCTGTTCTTATGTCTGATCTTATTAATTTGTTGTTACACACTGTTGTTACTGTTGGTGTTGCGTCAGTATTAATTTCTATAGGAATCAGTATCGATactggtctaaaatgactaGTATCGGGCTGATATAGTGttggtagatactcgagtttgtgataccAGTCTcggaaaaacaaataagtggTATGTCCCATCCataatctaatccaatccaCCTTTTGTGCAAATATTTTCAATGTTGTCATTcctttatttaatgtttttttcagaccAGATTGAGTTTGAGGCCGCTCAAAAGAGGGAGACTACTCAGATTAACGGTAAATCGTCTTCTTAAACTCACAGACTACAGTGGACTGTGTCGTTGAgtttcatacacacacttgacttcctgtttcatcaCTTTCTTAAACCTTGAAAAGGCACAGACACGGAGCGCAGTGAGGATGTCCACTACCTCGGTGAGCCCTTTAAATGACACCTGACGTCACTCAGATCTAAGTGAGTCAGATCCAGGTTCAGTTGCTAACGCAGTCTCCTTCACATCTTCACCTTACAGAGGCTGCTCAGGATGAATCTGGTGAGTcgcctctcattcacacacagtgactgtgtttgCTGTAAAAGTCAGAGTGACCTGATGAACTGTTTCTGACAGAGGAGGAGCGTGCTGAGCCTGAGGTCGACAGCACGGGTGAGTGAAACCTCTGGCTGCTTCTGACAGACATGTGACCCTTTTTTCTTATCTAATGTCCAACATTATGTAActgaactcctcctcctcctcctcctcctcctccagagggAGGGGGCCACTCTGACGCTGCAGCTCGTGAGGGTAAGAGAATATCAACCTGTAGATGGCAACAAAGGACTGAGACTACTGCTGGACTGCTTCTCTCAATTCAATgacatactctctctctctccctctatatATATGTTGACTTACTTCCCGCAGAAACAGTATCTGAATCTTCTGAGGAAGTCGAAGGTGAGACTGTGACATGAAACTTTATCACACATTAATGAGGCTTTAATGTTTTGACCTTCTATCACTTATAAATCCTGTATGTCTGGTTGTTTTGACAGGCAGACAGAAGCATGGTAAGTCTTTTTTACACATGCACTCATTAGAAAAACAAGCATGTAAAACATGaggttttattatttgttattcatCAGAGGTACCCAATCTAGGGGGTCCTGACACCAATGAATCGCCTTAAAGAAATGGCATGTGAACCCCCTGAACTAGGTTTTCTAAGTTGCTTAAAACTACTCCAAAATCAGATGgtttttaattcacattaaaactgtttttccatTGTGTTTCCCAGAGCATCATGATGCAGTGAGCAGTCTGGGTA is part of the Solea senegalensis isolate Sse05_10M linkage group LG15, IFAPA_SoseM_1, whole genome shotgun sequence genome and harbors:
- the LOC122781777 gene encoding uncharacterized protein LOC122781777 isoform X4, whose protein sequence is MRFLQPVFVFLTVAAFHSALSASLESAEKEEKVPQYDGLTELQKIDQIEFEAAQKRETTQINGTDTERSEDVHYLEAAQDESEEERAEPEVDSTEGGGHSDAAAREETVSESSEEVEDRSMSIMMQ
- the LOC122781777 gene encoding cilia- and flagella-associated protein 251-like isoform X2, which produces MRFLQPVFVFLTVAAFHSALSASLESAEKEEKVPQYDGLTELQKIDQIEFEAAQKRETTQINGTDTERSEDVHYLEAAQDESEEERAEPEVDSTEGGGHSDAAAREETVSESSEEVEGRQKHEHHDAVSSLDAEVNEESSEEQDVME
- the LOC122781777 gene encoding cilia- and flagella-associated protein 251-like isoform X3, encoding MRFLQPVFVFLTVAAFHSALSASLESAEKEEKVPQYDGLTELQKIDQIEFEAAQKRETTQINGTDTERSEDVHYLEAAQDESEEERAEPEVDSTAREETVSESSEEVEGRQKHEHHDAVSSLDAEVNEESSEEQGVNLANVFYM
- the LOC122781777 gene encoding cilia- and flagella-associated protein 251-like isoform X1 codes for the protein MRFLQPVFVFLTVAAFHSALSASLESAEKEEKVPQYDGLTELQKIDQIEFEAAQKRETTQINGTDTERSEDVHYLEAAQDESEEERAEPEVDSTEGGGHSDAAAREETVSESSEEVEGRQKHEHHDAVSSLDAEVNEESSEEQGVNLANVFYM